From the genome of Ictalurus punctatus breed USDA103 chromosome 5, Coco_2.0, whole genome shotgun sequence:
GGTAAACATGTTATTCTTTATCATTAATAGCAAACTCGAGGACTATAGGCCTAATACAGAGCATCTTTACAAAAAGTAGTATTGAAATGGACTTTGAAAATAACCTTCCCTGTAGAGTATGGTAACAACACAGATatatattatttgtgtgtgtatatatgtatgtataattttgtttgtttgtttttgttaaacatCTTACATTTTACTAAGATGACTGAGCTCAACTGATgcaatgttgtaaagaagagtggcccaaaatttctccaaaacaaTGTGAGACTGATAAACCCCCATAGAAAATGTTTGCTTCtggttattgttgctaaaggtggttctatacattactgaattatagggtgtattaattttttccccacctggtttctgaatgttggtttactgtttgtttgtttgtttgtttgtttgttttgttgtttttttggccgGGGGGGGACGGGGCGGGACTAgatattgaaatctgtttttttgctgtcacctgaggttatttgtttgtttatagaagttggtgaggaccacacaatttgTTATTTAGGTCCTGATAAaattctaaatataaataaaaagcgtagaattgaaggagggtgtagtttttctttttcctgtgaTTGTATGTATTTCTACTGTGTACAAATTGTTTGAGTATGGTAATTTGcttcaaataaaaatcacttAATTTCAAAGCTTAGTagttaaaaatatattgtacTGTTGTCGGCCAATATTTATGGTTTGAGTATCGGAAAAAGTAACATTTGGCCGTCTCTACTTTAGTGTGAGAGTGGAGATAGGAGAAAGTGCGCTTGAGCTAGGTCTGAAATGCTGAAGTATGTTTTCCTCTCTTGCAGCAACAACATTTGATTGAGCTGATCCGTCTGCGGGAGACTGAAGCTGCACTGGAGTTTGCACAGTCGCAACTGGCTGAACAAGGTGAAGAGAGCAGAGAATGTCTGACTGAGATGGAGAGAACTCTGGCCCTGCTTGCTTTTGACAACCCAGAAGAGTCACCTTTCGGAGACCTTCTTAACATGATGCAGCgacagaaggtgtgtgtgtgtgtgtgtgtgtgtgtgtgtgtgtgtgtgtgtgtgtgtgtaaagatatggtaaatggtctgcactttttttgtttgtttttttaaccttggcggttctacaaagctctttgcactgtgtctcattcacccattctcacacactcgcacaccaatggtagcagagctgccatgcaaggtgctaacttgccatcgggggcaacttggggtccagtgtcttacccaaggacacttcgccaaccctacgattagtgcacaacctgctctaccacctgagctacaGCCGCCCCAtatttaatgtatatgtaatgtaCACCATATAGCCAAAAATATgttcccttcactggagctaagAGGCCCATTCATTTTCCAGCTTGACAATGCCCCTCTCCACAATGCGAGGTTTATAAAGACAAgctttgccaagtttggagtggaagaacacTAGTGGCCTGCACAgcaccctgacctcaaccccactgaacacctttaggataaatttggaatgccgactgcaccccagacctcctgacccaacatcagtgcctgacctcactaatgctcttgtgactgaatgtcAGATTTCCACAGCCATGCTCaagtctagtggaaagccttcccagaagaccgGAGCTTACCATAACACTACATCTACTACACGTGGACTACATCTAGGATGAGATGTTGAACaagaacatatgggtgtgacagtccattgtctacatacttttggctatcaGTCAATTCATAGTGTTCCTGTAATGCTTATGCTACACATGGGGGACTCCGCATATAAAAACCGTGCTGtaatttctgtaaaaaaaaaaaaaaaaaagagagagagaaataaaagactGGGGTTGGGTCTGTTAATAGAATAGGTATTTGAGAAATGTGTTCTGGTTCTTATCCACAGGGGGGCATCATTTAGTGTAGAAAATTTCATGCTATACAAAACATGTCTTTTCTTACAGGTTTGGAGTGAGGTGAACCAGGCAGTACTTGACTATGAGAACAGGGAGTCAACACCAAAGCTCGCCAAGCTGTTGAAGCTTTTGTTATGGGCACAGAATGAACTTGACCagaaaaaagtcaaatatcCCAAAATGACAGACCTTAGTAAGGGCACAATTGAAGACCCCAAATAAGAACTGGAAACAGCATGGACATCTGTGCTATACTGTAACATTTCCCCATTTATAAACGGTTTGTGAATGGAccatatacatgtgtgtgtgtgtaattatatatatatatatatatatatataaaatacacacacacacacaaactagcaaTTTGTTTGCGTAAGAGAACTAACTTAactgtatattgtattatattttgaaTGCAGATATGCTCTTAAACTAAATATATCAAATTAATTTAGCTGGACACCCATTTTCAGATTGAAAAATAATTCTGTactattgacttttttttttttatttgaaaatagcCACCTCATCTTGTTTTTATGTTCTGGCATTTTATTTTCCGTTGAACCTTTTTAATTTGACATTCATATAGTGCTGCTTTTAGGCCTAAATCAGAAGTGTAGCATCAGCTACGGGTTGATATTAGGGGTGTAAAGCTCAGATGATTGAGATGAATTTGTCGATTTAAAGGCAACGACTGAGGATAAATCAAGGCAACAATCAGTTATTAAAATTGATTAGAAATCGATTATTAAAAGGAGAGTAaactggtgtgtaaaaaaaaaaaaaaaaaaaattcatatttttaaactgaCGTGTAAATAAGCTTGCAAGATTTGTTCAAAGCACTGATACTTAACAGCCCTTACTCCAGGCTCTAAATAAATTGGCCACATATTGATCAGAGATTACTAATTCGAATCTTATTGAAGCAGTTTCAGTGGTATCATAACATCTAATCATAGCCTAAAGAACCTAAATCATATTGTATTGTGTGGAAGATTGAAGTTTACACCCTCAGTTGTTATAAGTGTTGAGCTTAAAATTCATATTCTATATAGAACGGTTCCAGGATTGTTCCACGCTGGAAATAGACACTTCATTTGTCTGAATTTGTGCTTTTTATAACTGGTGTGTTGTTAATAGGGACACGGTCTTCTGATTTGTCCTGTTGATGCTGTGCCTTGTGTTGGTTGGCTAGGTTaaggtgtatatgtgtgtgtgcgtgagagtgagtgagtcagtgagtgaagcTAGCCTTGTATTTTCACTTGGAATGGAAATGAGCCTGCGTAAAAGGTGAGCACAGGAAAATGAACATTTCTAGCAGGTGAATGGGggtgagttgtttttttttattattattatttgtttgtttttctttttttgtgttttttggggttttttcacaACATaagctattttttatttaaaatttacatttttttttaaatggctggAGAATTTGCTACATCACcctttttattttagatttgtaCATGCTACTGAagtttatagtttatttatagTTGTAATTTCTACGTTATTTATTCAACAGCACATTCTTTGCCCTCTcctgttttttaaattcaaattttCAGGTACAATAAAGTATTTCTTTGAAACAAAAATGTGTGCCGTGCCTCTTTCGTGCCGCATACTTCAGCAGTAATTAAGACATAAGTATACAAATTTATGGCTCCAAGCATGTCCTACCTGCCATTCCTGTTCAGTCTTACTCGCTTTCTAGTGTTTTTCCTGTTCAAATTCTGTTTGAAAGCTTGGCTAATCGGCTTAACGCACGGCAGCCACAAAAACAGCATTGCTATTGAATGGAAGCTGAAAAACATGAGCACGTGAGCGAGCCCGAGAGAACAGGAGCAAACGAGAGTCCAGGACTATTGCCCAGGTAAGTTGTAAAAGTTAGATATGGTTTAGAAAGACTATAGATTTAGTAGCTATGATCGCCTCAGATTCCttttcttgactgacaggagtggaacccaatgcggtcatctgctgttgtagctcatctagctcaatgttttgtgcatgctgagatgcttttctgttcactatGTTTGTAAAGAGTGAGGTACTATATCCTTCTTGGCAGCTTcgaccagtctggccattttcctctggcCTCCCTTCTCAACCGGGTGTTTCCACCCCCaaaactgtcactcactcaatgctttttgttttttgcaccattctgtgtaaactctagagacctagttttgtgtgaaaatcccaggagatctgcAGTTACTGACATagtcaaaccagcccatctggcaccaacaaccctGCCATGGTTAACGGCACTGAAATcacttttttcctcattctgatttttgatgtgaacattaactgaacctCTTGACCGGTGTCTGCAACATAttgtgcattgtgctgctgccccCTGATTGGCTAGTtgtataactgcataaatgagcatgtgtacaggtgttcctattaaagatGGTGGTGAGTGTCCTTAAGCTGCCATTGCATTGATTTTTGGCCTGTGTGAAATTGTTGGTCATGAATTGTTCATGATCAAAAACCTTGTCAAactactgtttgtttttatgtatgtgctggggtattgtcatgctggaacatgtttgggcctcttagtgccagtgaagggaaattgtaatggaaAAGGATACAAATACATTCTAGACAGTCGTGTTCTAACAGTTGGAGGAGGAACCACTTGTgtttgtgatggtcaggtgtctacatacttttggccatatagtgttatAATTAGCCAGGTTAGACTAGCACTAACAAATTGGCTAAGCAACAAGTCAGTTTgtagctaatggtaaatattggTTATTTACAGAATGTTACTTCTGATTGATTCATTATGAAACAGCATATCATGCATATATTATTTCAGGCAAAACGGCCCTATTgcttaaaaatgaaaatcacCTTCTCACTGTTTTAGATAAAGTTGTGTGAgacatgaaaacatgacattaaTTTCATCAGTaaaaaaaggatttattttagtttttaatacttgagtacatttaaaagtaacaatgatttttttttccagctggaTACTTCCACTGTTAATTGAGTAAGATTTTACTCATATCTATACTTTCACCTACGTATAACTTGTCTTGCATTTTTTGCTCTGCGTGATTCCTCAGAAAATATGTGTATTAAAAAACCAACAGCAGCTATGCTATGAATACGTAGTGTTATGTACCCATCCATATAAATCAACTCTTAGCTGTTTAACTCAACAAAATGACTGGGCAGTTATATACTTTATAGTCTACTTGTATTTTAATAGGTTATTATGTATGCACCAACACATTCTTCAACCTCTCCTCccgtttttaaaattcaaacgtTTAGgtatattgtttttcttttaaacaaatatgaaaCTTTTATGCCCCATGCTTCatctatatttaataatatgcaaatatgtgGCGCCTGACCTACCTGTCGTTCCTGCCAGAGATACTCGCGATGTGATGTTTTTCCCCATCCAATTTCCGTTTATTACCTGCTTTAATCGACTTAACACGGTACCGCTTCTAAATGGAAGTTCATGAAACTTTATGGATTAGAATTCAGAAAGGTTCATTTCACATCTGGTTAGAAACATCTGTGAACATGTGCGCGGGCGAGCTCGAGATGGCCCAGGTGAGTTGCGAGCCAACCAAATGTAACCTGCTGCGCAATTTACGCTTGTAAAAGATCGTATTTACGTTTTAGAAAGACTAGGGGGCGGGTATATTTTGtgatcaatgtttttttttttttgttttgttttttatatatatatatatatatatatatatatatatatatatatatatatcatgaatTGTTATAGTAAATGTAGAAGCACTTGACAGAGGGAGGTTTAGTTAAGATCATGTGGAATCATGTTAATTCTTATAGGCTGTGGAATGTGTCTCACTACACCGAGGTTGTCTGTGTGTTGCTAAGGGAGACCGGGGTATAATATCTgggtaaaataaaaacatctaaatAAGGAATATAAAGAACCCCAGTACGTTTTAAGTTTGTAAACTGTACAGAtggtttaaatatttaaacgTTGTACATTTTTCAACACTGTAACTTTATGTTGTAGTATGTAGTAGTAgttgagtatgtatgtatgtatgtgtgtgtgtgtgtgtgtgtgtatatatatatatatatatatatatatatatatatatatattgtgtgtgtgtgtatatgtatatgtattttattttatatatatatatatatgtgtgtgtgtatgtattttatatatatttatatatatttatatatatatatatatatatatatatatatatatatatatatatatatatatatatatatatatatatatatatatatatatatatataaaaattagcACCTAATATTGGCAACCTTAgtaaatattagcaaagaaggctgtgaaaaattctttactgtttaaccatttgatcttttgtttaaaaaaaataaataaaataaactttgttaaatgtaggtgtgcaacagttatcgGTACCCCTATGAATTCCTATGAGAAAAATAGATTTGAGGTATATTCCCActgaaattttttaattttttagtacacctgggtgactaggaacaggaaattgttcaactatgacttcctgtttcacaggggtataaatatgaggtaacacataggccaaattccctcatGACTTCTACACACTTGTGGTTAGGTTGTGGTACCGTTCATATTAAACTCTCTGTCTTGTCATGGAAGTCGTagggttttcaaattacacgAGCAATCGGTGACAGGGTTGAACACATTACAAAAGATTTCACTATTGACGAATCACTGATGACTCTGCTTGGACTCAAAATTACGTTTCACAACAGAGTTCACATGAGAAGTGATAGAAGAATTACACAAGATCACGTGTGAGTATATGTTCTCGTGCTGGTCAGGCCAGGGTTTTGAAAAGGGCGGACCACAAGAAGCTTGTGATACACTTTGTTTGTGTGCTGATTTGCAGCGAGAAGtccaaaaaaataagaaaagactATTAAGGAGGGAATGGTTGGGGAGATGCAGGCAGCAAGGATTCCACAaatttttcctccatttcttctgTCCAATGAGGCTTTCTTTATACCGCAGCCATGCTAGTTGATGTTCTGTTCCAGGTACATCAGGACTCCTCCCACTGAAACTTCCCGGGCCATGCCCCttttcttgctctctcattggctgtaggTCAACACTACAGTTATATTCAGTgaaaacacatttcacattaTGTGATTTGGAATCGCAGACAGGTCCGGATATTTAACATGCTAGATATCTCACTGACATTGGCGATGCTTTGGCACTTCTCTTAGATCACGTCTTTGATAATTCATACATTGCGTTCGTCATTCACGGGAGTGAGCTCTCTTGgcattagtcattcataacattgGGTAAgtccaaggaatatagctgtgatgttcggtaaaaggttgttgagcttcacaaaatgggaagtggctataagaatatagcaaaagcattgaaaatggccatttccaccatcagggtaataattaagaagtGCCAGTCAAccggaaatgttatgaatcaacctggaattggacgtgtgccTATATTGTCTCAAGGCACTGtaaagaggatggtttgagtggccaaaaactctccaaggatcacagctggagaattgcagaagttagttgcgtcttggggtcagaaagtctctaaaaCTACAATCGGAACTCATCTACAACACCACaggttgtttggaagggtttcaagaaaaaagcctgtactctcatccaaaaacagaCTTGagagtcttcagtttgccagacactactggacctcattgttgttgatgctcatcaggcatGAAAAGGTTACCAAACCAcatctaaagagtttggactgcACCAATTCACAATCACAGATTGTGTATAAATcaaggaaattcaagaccactgttaccctcccAGGATTTGTCGAtgaacaaagatcactccaagagcaagacatgtaatagttgacgaggtcacaaaggaactcagggtaacttctaagtaACAAAGGCCTCCCTCAGATTGACTAACAtcaagagaacactgaacaacaatgttgtgaatagcagggttgcaaggagaaagtcaatGGTCTGTTAAAAGTACACTGTTGCCTGTTTgaatttgctaaagatcacatggacaagccagaaggctattggaaaaatgttttgtggatggatgagaccaaaatagaacttttttgtttaaatgagaagcattatgtttagagaaagggggaaaaaaaactgcattgCAACATAAGAACCTTATTCCAGCTCTGAAACATGGTGCTGGtggtatcatggtttgggcctgttttgctgcatctgggccaggacggcttgccatcattgatggaataaTAAAATcggaattataccagcaaattctaaaggaaaaaggacatctgttcatgaactgaatctcaagagaaattgggtcatgcagcaagtcaacgatcctaagcacacaagtcgttctaccaaagaatggttaaagaagaataaagttcatattttggaatgaccaagtcaaagtcctgaccttaatccgataGAAATGTTCTGGATGgatctgaagcaagcagttcatgtgaggaaacataCCAACATCCTAGAGTGGAAGTTGTTCGGTACTGAGAAGTGGGCTAAAGTTCAGATCTCAATCACTCtatgatatgatgcagaattcatagttgaattaatgaatgcaagctgtccagtccctgagacagcgaagcaaccccaaaccataaaaTTTCTACTGCTTCTACTAAAAAGTTgcctttggtctgcgccaaacatgtctgctgttactgtggccaaacaactctatcttttattcatctatccagagcacattattccaaaaggcctggtctttgcctgtatgctcattggtaaactgtagtcttgcaaaggctttttcctggcacgcctcacatgcaggtcaaatttgtacaatgtctttctgattgtagaagcatgcactttaacaccaaaaattgcaagacttactagcagttcctgtgatgaaattttggggttcttggatacttctttt
Proteins encoded in this window:
- the gid8a gene encoding glucose-induced degradation protein 8-A homolog codes for the protein MMSYAEKPEDVTKEEWMEKLNNVHIQRADMNRLIMNYLVTEGFKEAAEKFRMESGIEPSVDLDSLDERIKIREMILKGQIQEAISLINSLHPELLDTNRYLYFHLQQQHLIELIRLRETEAALEFAQSQLAEQGEESRECLTEMERTLALLAFDNPEESPFGDLLNMMQRQKVWSEVNQAVLDYENRESTPKLAKLLKLLLWAQNELDQKKVKYPKMTDLSKGTIEDPK